In Buchnera aphidicola (Takecallis taiwana), the genomic stretch TATAGAATGCAGCCAGGCATGTTCTGGGCCAACAGATGGAAAATCTAATCCTGCAGAAATAGAATGTGATTTTTGAATTTGTCCATCTTGATTTTGCATAATTGCAGATTTCATCCCAAAGTAAATTCCAGTCTGTCCATATTGTAATGGTGCGCCATGTTGACCTGTTAGAGGACCTGTACCACCTGGTTCAATACCAATCAATTGAACTTTATCATCTATAAATTCATGAAATATGCCTATGGCGTTTGAACCCCCGCCCACACAAGCGATAATTTTATCCGGCAAGTTTGATGATTCGTGTAAAATTTGTTGTTTTGTTTCTATTCCGATAATTTTTTGAAATTCACGTACCATAATAGGATACGGATGTGGTCCTGCTACAGTTCCGAGCATATAATGACTATGTGTATAATTTTCAGACCAATCTCGTAAAGCTTCATTACAAGCATCTTTTAGCGTACCTGATCCATTATATACTGGAATAACTTCTGCACCCATTAATTTCATTTTTAATACGTTAATAGATTGTCGTTTAATATCTTTACTGCCCATATAAATACGACATTTTAAATTTAATAACGCACAAGCAAATGCAGTTGCTATACCATGTTGTCCTGCTCCGGTTTCTGCAAGAACACTTGTTTTATTCATTTGTTTGGCTAATAACGCTTGTCCCAATACTTGATTAGTTTTATGAGCTCCACCATGTAATAAATCTTCTCGTTTTAAATATAATTGTGTTTTTGTATTTTTAGTAATATTCTGACATAATGTTAATGGTGTTGGTCGACCTGCATAGTTTTTTAATAAGTGTGCTAATTGGTTTTGAAACGATACATCATTTTGTGATTTAACGAAATAATGCTCTAATTGTTGTAGTGCTGGTACTAAAATTTGGGGTACATACATACCACCAAAATCTCCAAAATATGGGTTTAATAAATTCATTTAAAACTGTTTCCTATGTTATAAACTTATATCATATAATATAAATACTGTTATTTATTTATAATAATTTTAATTTTTGAAATAAAATTTTTAGTTTATGATAATCTTTAATACCAGGTTTTTTTTCCAATTTGGAGTTAAAATCTAATCCAAAACAATGTAATTTAGATGCTTCTATACAATTGTTATGTGATAACCCCCCAGATAAAAAGACTTTATCTAGATTATATTGTTTTGTTTTTTCCCAATTAAAACAAGTACCGCTACCTCCATATAAATTATCAAATAAATAATAATTAATATCTGTAAAATCTAGTTTCTGTACATTATTTTCAATACATACCGCTTTCCAAATTTGAATATTGCATGATATTTTTTTTCGTAACACGCGAATATATTCTGCATTTTCATGACCATGTAATTGTATTGCATATAAATTATATTTTTGAGATAAATATTGAACTTTTTCGATATTTTCGTTTTGAAAAACTCCTACATATTTTAATTTTGTTGATTCAATTATAGTTTGTGCAGTATGATCTTGAATATTTCGTGGTGAATTTGGAATAAATATTAAACCTCCATATACAGCACCTAATTTTTGTGATCTATTAGCATCTTTTGGTCGTGTTAAACCGCAAACTTTATTTTTTCCAAACAAAAGACTATTGACTTTTAAATCGATATTTTTAGCTTTCATGATTGAAGATCCAATTAAAAAACCATGTACTATTTTTTTTAGTTTTTTAATTTGTCTATTATGATAAAAACCAGACTCACTAATGATTATTTTATCCTTTGGTACCAATGGAGCAAGTTCATATGTTGTATTAATATCAATATTTAAAGTACGTAAATTGCGATTATTAATACCAATAACTTGAGCTTTTAAATTAATTGCGCGTTTTAATTCAACAATATTGTTAATTTCAGTTAAAATACCCATTTTCATTGTATGAGCAAGATTAGCAAGTAATGTATATTGCGAATCATCTAATACTGATAACATTAATAAAACAGCATCAGCATTATAATATCGTGCTAAATATATTTGATATGAGTCAATAAAAAAATCTTTACATAATATCGGTTGTTTGACAAGTGTACTAATTTTATGCATACGTTCAAATGTACCGGAAAAGTATTTTTTATCAGTTAAAACAGAAATTATTGTGGCATGTCGTTTATAACATTTTACAATATTTTCGATATTAATATTAGTGTTAATTATACCCTTTGATGGAGAAGCTTTTTTAATTTCTAAAATAAAATTTGGATATTGTGTTTGTAATGATTGGTAAAAACTGCGTTTTGAGGTAATAATATTATTTTTTATATTTTTTAATGGTTGCATATTTTTCTGATACTTTAACCATTCTATTTTATCATATAATATATCTTGTAATATGTTTTTTTTCATAATAGATCTCTTGTAGATATTATTTTTATATGTTGATCAATGGCTCCGCTTTGTATTTTTTGAAGGGCTATTTTTGTATTAATTTTAAGATTTTCATACCCGAAAAGTTTCAATAAAATAGCTGTATTAATTGCGATTAAATATTGATATTCAATATCACCAAAACCTTTGCTTACATTATGAAAAAGATGACAATTTTCTGTAATCGTATTTTTCTGAATTGAAGATTTTAATATTCTATTAATACCAAAGTCTTCTGGATATAATGTATACGTAATAATTTTGCCGCAATTTATTTCAGCTATATGCGTAATATCATGTAATGTAATTTCATCCATGCCGCCACTATGTAAAATAATTGCTCGTTCATAATTTAATTGATTTAAAATTTTTGCGAATGGCAATATTAAATGTGGAGAATATACTCCAATAACAGAAAAATTAGGTTTAGATGGATTTAATAATGGCCCCAATAAATTAAATATAGTTCTAGTATGTAATTCTTTTCTTATTTGTGTGACTTTCTGAAAACCTGGGTGATATTGTGGTGCATATAAAAAACAAATATTCAAATCATCTAATTGTTTTTTAGAATTCTGAGCATTAATGTTGATATTAATATTATTTTTTTTTAGAATATCTGCAGAACCAAGGTTACTCGATATGCCATGATTACAATGTTTAATAATTTTACATCCAAGAGAAGCGGCTAATATAGCACTTGCTGTAGATATATTGATTGTATTAGCATTATCTCCTCCAGTACCTGCAATATCAGCAAATGGATATTTAGGTTTTAAGAATGGTCTTGCATATTTATGACATGCTTTTACAGCACCTATAATTTCATTTATAGATACTGTACGTACTTTCATTGCAATTAATATTGCTGTTAATTTGATTGTAGATATTTTATTTTTTATAATTTTTTTAAATAAATAATAACTTTCATATTCATTTAATTGTTGTAAAGAATATAATTTTTGTAATATTTTTCTCATATTTATAATCAATCATGATTATATGATTTTTTATCATAATCATATTGTCTGGGTAAACTTTTATGATTAATTTTTTAATAAAAAAAAAATTAAAAATTTATTATTAATATAAAAATAATATAAAAAAAATATATTTACAATTATTTTATTTATATTATTATATTTACTTAATTTATAATAAAACGGAAGATAACTTATATATTATAATATATATATTGTATTGATTTAATTTACTTTTTTATATAAAAGTAATAATAATTGTTATGTTTTTGTCTATTTTTTGAAAGATATAAAAGTTATTGTTTAAATAGTCAGACTACATATAATTTTTATCAATCTATTTAAATGCAGTAAAATATTCTATAAAAATATTTTTCTTATTACTAATATATGAATATATTATTATTATAATAACCAAGTAAAAATATGTAGTACATGGATATATTGTATGTATAAAAACCGTATATATTATATGCATTATTGTCAGTATAAATAATAATATAATTTTATAAAAGACATTATTAATAATAATATTAAAAATATTGAATTTTACTATAAAAATATAAAAAAATGAATAACATATATTATATAAAAATACAACTTATCAGTTGTATAAATTATTATTTAAAATAATATATTTAATTTAATAATAAATTTATACAATTAATATTTATGAATGATTATTTAATAAATAAATTATATACAATATTATATATTACTTAAAATATATAAAATATGTTAATATATCATATTTTTTAACGGAAATTATAATTAGTATATTATTTCAAATTATTTTTTAATTAGTGTAATACATTGATTTTTAGATATGTCAGGTGTTAATAACCAATAATGATAGTTATTATATAAATTTAAAGCTTAATTTATACAATTAATAAGTCAATATATTTAATATAAAATTTCAAATCTTGTATAAAAAATTTGAAAAATTGAGATACATAAGTTATCCTGCTTTTGAATAAAAATATTATTAATTAAAATTGATACTTATTATATAGTCTTTTATGATAATTTTAAAAATTTTTTATGTTATCGTATATCACTTTAA encodes the following:
- the trpB gene encoding tryptophan synthase subunit beta, translating into MNLLNPYFGDFGGMYVPQILVPALQQLEHYFVKSQNDVSFQNQLAHLLKNYAGRPTPLTLCQNITKNTKTQLYLKREDLLHGGAHKTNQVLGQALLAKQMNKTSVLAETGAGQHGIATAFACALLNLKCRIYMGSKDIKRQSINVLKMKLMGAEVIPVYNGSGTLKDACNEALRDWSENYTHSHYMLGTVAGPHPYPIMVREFQKIIGIETKQQILHESSNLPDKIIACVGGGSNAIGIFHEFIDDKVQLIGIEPGGTGPLTGQHGAPLQYGQTGIYFGMKSAIMQNQDGQIQKSHSISAGLDFPSVGPEHAWLHSIGRVQYFTVTDQEALNAFIDLCKFEGIIPALESAHAIAYALKIIRQNPSKKQSIIVNLSGRGDKDINTIHENILNKRINHVKI
- the trpCF gene encoding bifunctional indole-3-glycerol-phosphate synthase TrpC/phosphoribosylanthranilate isomerase TrpF, which gives rise to MKKNILQDILYDKIEWLKYQKNMQPLKNIKNNIITSKRSFYQSLQTQYPNFILEIKKASPSKGIINTNINIENIVKCYKRHATIISVLTDKKYFSGTFERMHKISTLVKQPILCKDFFIDSYQIYLARYYNADAVLLMLSVLDDSQYTLLANLAHTMKMGILTEINNIVELKRAINLKAQVIGINNRNLRTLNIDINTTYELAPLVPKDKIIISESGFYHNRQIKKLKKIVHGFLIGSSIMKAKNIDLKVNSLLFGKNKVCGLTRPKDANRSQKLGAVYGGLIFIPNSPRNIQDHTAQTIIESTKLKYVGVFQNENIEKVQYLSQKYNLYAIQLHGHENAEYIRVLRKKISCNIQIWKAVCIENNVQKLDFTDINYYLFDNLYGGSGTCFNWEKTKQYNLDKVFLSGGLSHNNCIEASKLHCFGLDFNSKLEKKPGIKDYHKLKILFQKLKLL
- the trpD gene encoding anthranilate phosphoribosyltransferase; this translates as MRKILQKLYSLQQLNEYESYYLFKKIIKNKISTIKLTAILIAMKVRTVSINEIIGAVKACHKYARPFLKPKYPFADIAGTGGDNANTINISTASAILAASLGCKIIKHCNHGISSNLGSADILKKNNINININAQNSKKQLDDLNICFLYAPQYHPGFQKVTQIRKELHTRTIFNLLGPLLNPSKPNFSVIGVYSPHLILPFAKILNQLNYERAIILHSGGMDEITLHDITHIAEINCGKIITYTLYPEDFGINRILKSSIQKNTITENCHLFHNVSKGFGDIEYQYLIAINTAILLKLFGYENLKINTKIALQKIQSGAIDQHIKIISTRDLL